From a region of the Actinomycetota bacterium genome:
- a CDS encoding DNA alkylation repair protein, with amino-acid sequence MTLDEALEQLKALSNERTRAYNAKHGAGDNQFGVKAGDIRVLAKTIKTDHELAMALWGTGNLDAQLLAILLIKPKNLSAEDLDRMVRTVTFEHVADWFISYVVKKHAAKEALRRQWMAADDRWAARAGWSLTAERVARSPEGLDLTGLLDRIESEMGGADPVVQWTMNTTLAEIGIHFSKLRERAIATGERLGIYRDYPVSKGCTSPFAPIWIREMVGRQN; translated from the coding sequence ATGACGCTCGATGAAGCTCTCGAACAGCTCAAAGCTCTCAGCAACGAGAGGACTCGGGCCTACAACGCCAAACACGGTGCCGGCGACAATCAATTCGGCGTCAAGGCCGGCGACATTCGGGTGCTGGCGAAGACAATCAAGACCGACCATGAGCTGGCCATGGCCCTCTGGGGGACCGGGAACCTCGACGCCCAGCTACTGGCGATCCTTCTGATCAAGCCAAAGAATCTGTCGGCCGAAGATTTGGATCGGATGGTTCGGACCGTCACTTTCGAGCACGTGGCGGACTGGTTCATCTCGTATGTGGTCAAGAAGCACGCCGCGAAGGAGGCCCTTCGCCGGCAATGGATGGCCGCAGACGACCGCTGGGCCGCCCGCGCCGGATGGAGCCTCACCGCCGAGCGGGTGGCCAGGAGCCCGGAAGGGCTCGACCTGACCGGGTTGCTGGATCGCATCGAGTCCGAGATGGGGGGCGCCGATCCCGTGGTGCAGTGGACGATGAACACCACCCTCGCGGAGATCGGCATCCACTTCTCCAAACTCCGTGAGCGGGCCATCGCCACCGGAGAGAGGTTGGGGATCTACCGGGACTACCCCGTTTCTAAGGGTTGCACCTCACCGTTTGCCCCGATCTGGATCAGGGAAATGGTCGGCCGGCAGAATTGA